The genomic DNA CGTTCGGTTTTGTTATTTCATTTGTATCGCTATGCTTTACCGATTTATGTTCGCTTTATCGAGCATGGATGGTCCTCGGGTTTATTGCTTCCGTTAGTTGGTGCCGCATTTCCGATCACATGTTTGTCATATAGTGAGAGcttctctttcctttttcttccaatTTCCCCTTTTTCAGCAGACAGCAGCCGCCTCCGATGAAGTCGTGTCTTTCGTGCCATCAGCAAATCCATCGCAATGCACCGATCTGTCCGCTTTGCAAAGCTAAAAGCCGTTCGCGTAACCCTAAGAAACCGAAAAAGAAGGACCATTAACTGGGCACGCCGGAGGGAAACCTCTTCCAGAGCTACATCATCTTCCGACACTCGATGTATAAGTATTTACTGCAAGTTATGGTTTCGTTTCGTACGGTACGTGTGCAGCCTGCTAACTATTGCCCCGGCATAGGTTTGTAAgaatattttgcattttttcgtAGAATGATAAGAAAAAACAGGTATGATTACATACCATTTTATGTAGGCAAGTATAGAGAGTTTAGTGATTTTGTGACACCGATTGGCCACAAAATCGAAATCTCAATCATTTTAAAAAGTAAAGTCGTAGCATTAAGTTTCAATtatcagagaaaaaaaattcgctaataaataattttcttcaTCGTAAACAAagcagtattttttttctggagAATGAAACTAAGCAGCTAATTGCTGGGCAAACATGAGTGAAGGAGACAAACGGATGGTTCATCGCGGAAGCAAACATGGCCAGTTGTTTCATGGTGTTTTAGATGGGTTGACAGTTGTGATCAGATGAAGCAATACAACATTATTTGTGTAGCGTTTTTAAGATATCAAACCACTTGAATTATatcgaaaaattaaagaaaaaatctaatttcaaacaaatgatgctttttaaaaattaactgccgcttttttattgcattactTCCATCACCCATCGGACTGATACCCCAACTGTCAGTCGGTGCGCTTGAAACGTCAAATCGTTCTAGACGGACAACCTGCCATTGTCATCATCATTAGCTCGTCCAAAGTGAATCGGTTCGGTCGTGTGTACGAAATCGTTCGGTGCTTTTCCCTAATTCCGGGTAAAAAACCAACAGGCAAGTGTAGGtttcaatgaaaatatttgaaacaaaTTGACCGCATGGTCTGGAAGAACGTTATCGAACAGTTTTCGCCCTTCCTTTGCTAATTATTGCCGATCGCATCATCATAGTTCCCACTGCCCACCCGCCATTGCTTGCTACGGTGCGTCGTGCAATTTTGTTCCCTTTCCCTGTGTATGAAAGGTGTTACGTGGGGGGGTGCGTGAAGGAAGCGGTGTATTTATCCAATCCCCTATCTCGAACGTGCAGAAGGATCGCGAACTTCGCAAATCGGGTGCCAACTTTACTAAACCGTTTCATATTTCGCTTTCGCAGGAGCAGCATTTGCGTGTTCTCGGAGACTCAGTTGCGCGGAAGTACGATAGAATCGTGTACCAGCCAAAGAAACCGGGTAGATAGGCCGTGAAAATGATTTCCCCGAAATACGTAAAAGGTGCACTGCTGGTGGCGATGATTGCGCTGCTCACGGTGAACGCAGTGCCCGCAACGTCAGGTAAGCAATGTAACGGGTTAACCGTGGCAGGGGAAACCCAAAGAAGGGAGACTGCATCTAGAGAAAAGCAAATTACAACCGGCcgtttgcattttatgcatttCGTGCAGATTATCTCTCACGGTGTGCCGCGTGAGGTCAGCAGCGCAAGTCGCGCGTCGCATATTCTCGCGGAAGGAAGTCGCGCGTCGCATATTTTCGCTCAAGTAGTTTCACAAAAGAAAAGAGGTTAATCTAATTTTCAATGTATTGATGAATGGTGGTATgattcatcatcaccagcagctcTCTCAATGCGCGCCTGTTGCAGGCCATAGGCGCCTTGccatgagtttttttttcgctgtctGCCATTCCTCTCCACACACTGGTTTTGCATTGCACGTACACACTAGCGCACATCTCACATTGCGTTCAAGCAAGCTGAGTGAATGCGGGTAAAAGGCGAGCGTTGTTTTTTGGCGATTGCTCCTTTCCTTCGCGTCACGGTCTCGCTATGCGCTGGATTATGTGTcaagtagcagtagtagtaggagGATAGGAAGGAAGTCCACAATAGTTGTGTGTGCGCGATAAGAGCAAGCGTGCCGGGTGGTGAGTGGGTGGGAATGGGGTTTTCTCAGCGTACACAAATGCAGCGACGAATGCATCCCGTCAGCATTTTACGCGAACGTTTGTCTGAGCACACACACCATATACAACGTGCTTATAATGTTGCTTCCAACTGTTGCCAAGCGGACAGCAGATGATATGATGAGATGTGGGATTAGCTGACCGAACTCcacacaaacagcagcagcagcagcagcacaagtAGGCTTTGTGtgctgcagaaaaaaaaacaccttacGCTGGCAGAAATTgcgttttgcttcattttgcaTCGTTACGGcgtgaataaataaacaatattgCACGCGATAGTTCTTCATTCGTGGTCGTGGTGTTGAACGTacgaaaaaagggggtttCATTTGTTTGATATTGTTTTAAGCCGGTTTTTATATTAGTGTATTGGCACGCAGAAGGGTTGACATTTGGTCACTtatggaaaacaatttaattgaTATGAACTCTGTTCATTTTattgggtttttcttttgcagcaGTTGATGATGCTCCCAAAATCGATACGACCATTACGCAGGAAGGAACGACACAAAGCCTGCCATCAACCACACAGGCTCCCCCTGGTAAGTTTGTTACAAAAAAGGAGTGACGCGTACGGGATTTCCCTCCACTCCGACGTACGAATGGCGACGTATCGCTTAGGTCTGTAGAGAAACCCTGACCTGACCTTGAAATCGTAGTTCGCAGAattttgtgataaaaatttaCTTTTCCCATTGGTATTCAGCAACCGAAACCTTACGATGTGCACGTGTTAGTGCATtgtgtgatgatgataatcGCAACTTACCAAGACGTATTATTTGTTCCAATAATTAACAATGTATAAATGCTTTACCATTTAAATTGGTATGACATTGCCATCTCCTTTGCCGTGCAGTTATCCCTATCGTTAAGCCATCGTGTGACTGCTTCTTATCATGTAGAATAGAAATAGACAAGATTAAGAGTAAATCCTTTTGATAACTGATATCGCTAACATTTTATCGTGTATAATTGGAAAGATATGCTAACACgcgttcggttttgttttgttttagatgACAAAAATACGACGGTGCCAACAACATCCACTAGCACCACTCCAGCCACTACCACGGAAACAACATcttctaccaccaccaccaccacctccactaCACCAGAGACGACTACTACCAGCACGACCGTGACACCTCCTACTACGCCTTCCACCACCAGTACCACCTCTACCACAGAGAAGCCCACTACGCCAACCCCCGCTCCAACGACGTCATCGACTGAAACTCCTACAACTGCCGCACCGCCGACCCCGGCGCCACATTGTAACCGGTTCGATGCTTACTCCTTCGTTGGCGGTATGATCCTGGCCTACGGGTCGCTGGCCATCTCTCTGGTGCTGTACAAATTCTACAAAACGCACATGAACCAGGCAAACATCAATGATCCCCGCAACTACCGTACCCTGTAAAAAAACGCACGGGGTTGGTGATCACCGCTGTGATTCGCCAGTGATTCATGatctttattttttgttcttttccgttactttttaccatttttttctttgtccgTTTTATAATCAGTCCTTCCCACCGTCCAAAAACTGAAACTAATGGGGGTGGTACATTGGAAAACAACAGGATCAGGAAGCTATTATTTTACGATCTAATAGTTCGATTATATCGAAACTCGGTTGGTGTAgtatatatatctatatattGGCCCTGGTAGTCGTTCTGCGGTATGTTTTTGTATTCTTTTTTGTCCGTTCCTATTCTTACCTTTTGATGCCATTAATGCTATAGGTCTAAACCGGTGGGGCACATGaaatatcctttttttattggtttcaTTTGCTAAGACATAATCAAAAATTTCTTTTCcgagtaatagtagtagtataATCAATGTTCCGCACGAACGTACACGAACTACTTTTTTCATAACATATATATTACCAAAGTGCCAGTAGTAGTCGTCGATCAGGGGAGTTTATCAGTAAAAATCCGTACATCGCTGTGCTGGTGTCTTCGCTAAAGCACCCCAGTACGTGATGATGCATTTAAATCCAGTTGCCCGAATCAGTATGCGGGTGGCCCTTCAAAGAAACGGATAACaaaagcttttgttttctcttaaTTCTCTTAATTATTCCTTAAAAATGCGATACGTTTGTGGAATACACCTACTTTCTGCGTAATGTTTATTGCTCATTGTTTACTAAAAGAAGGAActttagcaacaaaaaaaaaaatgaattcaaaAGCATATGCACGTAACACTCACACGTTTAGCCTGCGTTCCGATCCAAATTTTTATACCAAAACTCTATCAGCTACTTGTATTATGCATAATTTACACACTACTTTAAAACTCACCCTTTATACGATAATTCCCGGCCACTACCACAATCCTGCACGGTGGTATTCTGGCACATCCAGCAACGCGAATAATAGGTCGATGAAATCAACAAGAAAATATCCCATTGGCGCAGCATTATAAAAGGGGTATAGGGAGAGTATCGAAAtcgcgtgcacacacacacacatcatgtCTATTAATTACATTACCTACCTACACTCCGTTGTTCTGCCGATGTTGATGGATGGTGCGAGATAAATAAGCTAAATTGTTAatgtaaaaaaaggaacatcgtatgaaataaaaagaaaaggcTGAGACATCGAAATATCGCACCTGCTTGTAGCGAGAGAGATTGAaggagaaaagggaaaaaacagtGTACTTGCGTAAATGTAACCGGAACACCGGGTTATGACAGCGAAACAAAATTGTGACTCTCGAATGACGAAAGTGCTCTTAAGTAGAACTACACCCCATGGTACGCGTTGTGCAAGGGGGGAGGGGATGAAGGAATATTCCCAGCTTTTTAAGGCCGGCACACACATCCGGGAGTGAAATGCGATCGCGATCCCGCTCGAAATCCGTTCAGCTGTGTCCATTCTTGCGTTcagtgtgtgtcttttttcaAGCAAGCAAACTTCAAAATAAGGACAGAAAGTCCCAAGAAGTGCGATGGAAAGCTTTAGATTTGTAACAAAAATCGGCTCGCAATTTTCAGTTTGTTATGTTGCATTTACACAGAAAATCTAACTGTCAGAAATAGCAAAGCTTTCCTAATGTCCATTCTGCTGACGAATGACAACAAAAAGACAATGTGAAATGGCCACTTTCAGAAGTTGTGTAAGATATTTACAACGTAAAGATCCTAAAAATAAAGTTTCCTTTTCCGTAACAGCGAACGGATTAGTTAAGAATTCTTAGAACTCATTAAAAAATCATAGTTTTACCATAAAAGGAGCGTCGAGCAGCTTCGTACTCCAGACAAGACCAGTGAAGATGAGCTATATCGTGGAATCCGAGACCGTAGCCACATGCTTTGGAGTCGACAACGCTGGAGCTACGCGCCCAATGCGAAATGGTTAGACCTAAGCCTAGACATCATACGAATGAACCTACGATCCTATGAGATTCCATGGAACTATGGCTTGAAGGACAGTTGGGGAGTGATCGAATATAAAAACTTCCCAAGCTCATCTGTGTCCCACCGACACTCTGCTATCGAGCCGATGCAGAGAGACTGTGGGGCACACATGTGCTCGTGAGTTATGATAAGCCTACCAAAAAGCGACTCTTTTGGAGCGGGCAACCTAACAAGCGACATtcgggaaaaaaaattaaacaaggATCTTAAGACCTTTAGAATTTCTTTCAAGAAGTAGTCTGGGCTCTTAATAGCATTCACAGATTCTAGTGCTTCGACAGCGCTTAAGATAAAATTTTCGTCTGGAGTAGGGATGGACAGATCCGACCATTTTGCCGGATCGGATCTGCCCGGAGTCGAGTCCGGAAGGAAAGAAGAGGACCACCAAGCAACCGCCTGGCAATGGCAAAGAAGAGAGTAGATAACGACctacatttgcagcagaacgGGAATCGGGAGCGCGGtatcaaaaacgagtccggaatcaaaaacgattccggaactGGTCGAAATCATTCTTTCGGATCGGACTCATTTATATactggatcggatcggaatcgtgaTTCCGAACCGGAGCGCCCATCCCTAGTCTGGAGGACAAGCGCTTGATGTTGATCAATAAGGCGTAAAAGATTGCGGCGATCTCCGCTACATAGATTGAACAAGATAGGCGTTGTTGGCAAAATATTTCGGATTCTATGTTTTATACACCCTAACCGATACCCTGCTCTATTCTATTTTTAATAGCCTTATAAAGAGAATCTTAGTACCTCactaaattttttttaccgaTACCCATACGAAATCTGGATTAAAAAAAGTAGTGTCATTCGGACCAGAGTAGCAGCAACCAATCGAACTCACGTGAACGGGAAACGTCGATGGAAAGCGTGCCGATGATAAGCAGCAGACCCGATCGTACCACCATCGAAATGAGGTTGCAAACACAACGATCATTATGCTAAGTATATTGTGTGCTGTTTCTCGTTCTGGGCTGTGTGATGTGTCACAGCAGTGATTCGGTTCTGGCGAGACGTCTGGGATCAGTCCAAAGTCTCCATCTCCAGAGGGTGAAACGATTCGAACATTGGAGTGTCGTTAACGATCGTTTGAAAAGGTTATAGGGCGCATTAATTGGAGAAGTCAGTTTTACTGGTGTGAAAAGTGACGAAAAAACACCTCAACAAAGCACTTTAGACAGTTCTAGTGCTGTGTACGTGTAAAGTGAAGGACTGTGGCGTAAAGCTCGAAATCGTAAGTAAAGCATCGTCACGGTTCGTGACGACGCATATGGTGCGTACACTCGACTGTTCCACGCTCGGAATATCTTGTTCGTTCATTAGCTTGGCGTTCTACGATACTGATGCCGATACACAAAGTACATCCACTGTTTGTTCAGTTGGGATATAAGAAGATCCCAATTTCTCGCAAGCAATCATTCATCATCGTTAGTGAATTATGTTTTGAAATAGTAAATTTTACCTCCAAGTGCTCTAAGTTCTAAAGTACTCCTAATTAGAGTTGGTGGTTTGTTGGATTCAAAAGCAAAAATCGCGTGATTGATTCTCGCAAAGGCAGAacgccaaagaaaaaaatcttgtcTACACTTCTGTGTACCAGCCCAACCTCGTCTAGGTTTCTAGGGGCTATtggtggcggatcaacctaggaacGGAAGAAGCGCCtgctcggggcctcgtcggttATGGGGGCTTTTACGGCGAAGGAAATCCggttgtttccctctaatatcacTATAAgaggcctcaactgccattctgCTATGGGGCCTCAAAAtgtcttgacccaccactgggGGTTATTGGAAATCTTTGACAAAAGAATACCACCCCAACCCAATCCGGTCTATCGAAGAACAGTTGTGAATGTGAAACAGCCGAATTCGGGGGATGAAGCAACCCCCCAAACAAGTGATTAATTCTTGTTTTGCATCGTTTTCTTTAAACACGCTTCGATTCTCGTGTTCACTTCAACGTCCCACACGCCCCGCCGGGCAGACAATAACAACACCATAAAAAAGAAATGTTACACTGTGTACCAAGCGAAGAAAACAGGTTTGcataaaaatcttcaaattaGTTTGTTACTCCGGTCAGTTATGCCATTCTCCG from Anopheles stephensi strain Indian chromosome 2, UCI_ANSTEP_V1.0, whole genome shotgun sequence includes the following:
- the LOC118503727 gene encoding cell wall protein DAN4-like isoform X1; protein product: MISPKYVKGALLVAMIALLTVNAVPATSAVDDAPKIDTTITQEGTTQSLPSTTQAPPDDKNTTVPTTSTSTTPATTTETTSSTTTTTTSTTPETTTTSTTVTPPTTPSTTSTTSTTEKPTTPTPAPTTSSTETPTTAAPPTPAPHCNRFDAYSFVGGMILAYGSLAISLVLYKFYKTHMNQANINDPRNYRTL
- the LOC118503727 gene encoding cell wall protein DAN4-like isoform X2, which encodes MISPKYVKGALLVAMIALLTVNAVPATSVDDAPKIDTTITQEGTTQSLPSTTQAPPDDKNTTVPTTSTSTTPATTTETTSSTTTTTTSTTPETTTTSTTVTPPTTPSTTSTTSTTEKPTTPTPAPTTSSTETPTTAAPPTPAPHCNRFDAYSFVGGMILAYGSLAISLVLYKFYKTHMNQANINDPRNYRTL